Proteins from a genomic interval of Oncorhynchus nerka isolate Pitt River linkage group LG13, Oner_Uvic_2.0, whole genome shotgun sequence:
- the LOC115139863 gene encoding negative elongation factor B-like: MFAGLPELGISNGEDLKETLTNCTEPLKAIDQFQTENGILLPTLQSALPFLDLHGTPRLEFHQSVFDELRDKLMERVATIAEGKDEERYGKLEELLEKSFPLVKMPSIQPVVMQVLKHLPKVPEKKLKLVMADKELYKVCAVEVKRQIWQDNQALFGDEVSPLLKQYIVEKEAALFSSDLSILHNFFSPSPKARRQGEVVLKLTQMIGKNVKLYDMVLQFLRTLFLRTRNVHYCTLRAELLMSLHDLDISEICSVDPCHKFTWCLDACIREKFVDAKRARELQGFLDGVKKGQEQVLGDLSMILCDPFACNTLVLSTVRNLQELLSQDALPRDSPDLMLLLRMLSLGQGAWDMIDSQVFKEPRLELEVVTRFLPAMLSVVVDDYTFTVEQKLPSEEKTSLTYPTALPDAFNKYLQENRVACEIGLYYTLHIAKQRNKNALQRLLPALVETHNEMAFGDIFLHLLTGHLTLLSDEFGTEEFCSAVFDGFLLASFSSKENVHRHTLRLLLHLHHKVLPSCMETLLKTLEPPKQSSDQVKELYTQLTEKLEAQKKSPAQPDEAPSLDLGLHPVTVPTTASTPTTPL; this comes from the exons ACAGAAAATGGCATTTTGTTGCCAACTCTTCAGTCAGCTCTTCCCTTCCTGGACCTTCACGGGACTCCTCGGTTGGAGTTTCACCAGTCGGTCTTTGACGAGCTTCGTGACAAGTTGATGGAGCGAGTCGCCACTATCGCAGAGGGCAAGGATGAGGAACG TTATGGTAAACTTGAAGAGCTTCTAGAGAAGAGTTTTCCACTGGTGAAGATGCCCTCCATTCAGCCAGTGGTCATGCAGGTTCTGAAACATCTTCCAAAG GTTCCAGAGAAAAAGCTGAAGCTTGTAATGGCTGATAAGGAACTGTATAAGGTCTGTGCTGTTGAGGTGAAGAGGCAGATCTGGCAGGACAACCAGGCTCTCTTCGGGGATGAGGTTTCTCCCCTGCTCAAGCAGTATATTGTGGAGAAGGAGGCAGCACTTTTCAGCAGTGATCTCTCTATTCTGCACAACTTCTTCAGCCCCTCCCCCAAAGCAAGACGCCAAGGAGAG GTAGTCTTGAAGTTGACCCAGATGATTGGGAAGAATGTGAAACTGTATGACATGGTACTTCAGTTCCTGCGAACCCTCTTCCTGCGTACGCGTAACGTCCACTATTGCACCCTGCGTGCAGAGCTGCTCATGTCCCTCCATGACCTGGACATCAGTGAGATCTGTTCCGTAGACCCCTGCCACAAG TTCACCTGGTGCTTGGATGCCTGTATCCGTGAGAAGTTTGTGGATGCCAAGCGAGCCCGAGAATTGCAAGGTTTTCTGGATGGAGTGAAGAAAGGACAGGAGCAAGTACTTGG GGACCTGTCCATGATCCTGTGCGACCCATTTGCCTGTAACACCCTGGTTTTGAGTACGGTCCGAAACTTGCAAGAATTGCTCAGCCAGGACGCTCTACCCAGA GACAGTCCAGACCTGATGCTGCTGCTTAGAATGCTATCTCTTGGACAAGGGGCTTGGGATATGATTGACAGCCAAGTCTTTAAAGAGCCCAGATTG GAACTGGAGGTTGTAACCCGTTTTCTACCAGCCATGTTGTCAGTAGTTGTGGACGACTACACCTTCACCGTAGAACAGAAGCTCCCCAGTGAGGAGAAGACCTCCCTCACATATCCCACAGCCCTGCCTGATGCCTTCAACAA GTACCTGCAGGAGAACAGGGTGGCATGTGAGATAGGTCTGTACTACACACTCCACATTGCCAAGCAGAGGAACAAGAATGCCTTACAACGGTTACTTCCCGCTTTGG TGGAGACCCACAACGAAATGGCCTTTGGGGACATCTTCCTGCACCTCCTGACAGGGCACCTCACCTTGCTCTCTGATGAGTTTGGGACTGAAGAGTTCTGCTCTGCCGTGTTTGATGGCTTTCTGCTCGCCTCTTTCTCCAG TAAAGAGAATGTCCACAGACACACCCTACGCCTGTTGCTTCACCTTCATCACAAAGTGTTGCCATCTTGTATGGAGACCTTACTGAAAACCCTGGAACCCCCAAAACAG AGCAGTGACCAGGTGAAGGAGTTGTACACCCAGCTGACAGAGAAACTGGAGGCCCAAAAGAAGAGTCCTGCCCAGCCAGACGAAGCCCCCTCTCTTGACCTGGGGCTCCATCCTGTTACAGTGCCCACGACAGCCTCCACTCCAACCACACCACtttga